ACACCGACCTTCTTAGATACCCTTCAGTCTCCCCTCACATACAAAATGCAGCTACATTTTACCTTTCATTGGAAAGAATACCCCCAGAAGTTGCCAAAGACCTAATAATGTTGATTTATGgcaattatttttgaaaagagACTCTGATGAGGCAATTCTTATACTCAAGATTCTCTCTTTGAAACTTGTTGAAGCCATAAACAAGAGTTATATGGGAATATTGCAAAAGCACAATACCAGTACGTGCTCCCAACTTCCATccctttaattatttaaactaaaaattattttttttttcttgataggATACCATCCCTGTCTGGagacatttattttcaatcagTACAGTATTGTTTAAGGTACATCGACTCTGGGATACTTGAGATAATTTTTCACTCTGATAAATGactttttctctttctctcagAAGTTATGTAAATGAATAAGTTCAAAGGcatatgaaatttgccagaagAGGAATTTATTGCTCATGCAGACTGACTGGTAGAGAACTCATTATATCCTTTGATACACACCATGTTTTGCTCTGTAACCGGATCCCAGGGCAGCCGAGTTCGGGATGTCGCTGACGAAAACCGGTGCACCAAAGACGTCTGAAATAACCtgtgaaatgaaatgaattttcagaGTTGTTGAAATGTTCTAATCACACTGCCAGACAATTCATCTGATACTGTGAAAGGTTTAATTTGTCAAACCTGATAGATACATGGATGCACATAAAGATATCTAAAGAGTTTCACTTCCTCATTGCATGACCATTAAttgagaataaataaataatcatataaatgagaaatgtacatgtaaaattatgtGAGACTGGCCTTGGGTCTCTGACAACGATTTCTACTCTAACTTCATAGATCATTCCTAGACTCTAAAACACCCACATTTATATTGAACTACTTGAAATATACCTACTGTTAGATCAGTGAGCACTCTTTGaatttttctgtaaaatatttccTCACCTGTAAGATGGCCCTATTTAGAGAGGCCCCTCCTGTGGCTAAAATCCGAGTGTCAGGACCTTCAatcaaaaatttcatataatatCCGAAACTtgactaaaaaaaatcatttcagagTCATGTGAGAGTCATGTGGCTTGCTGTCTCATACCAATATGCATTCCCCTCAGCTCCATGTAGAGTTTCCTTGCCATCATCTGGCTCTCAATCACAGCACGGACTTCTACTTCAGGTGGAAATGAAGACACCTGTACAACAGATGCAAATGCTTGTCACCACAAAAATTATATGTGTTTGAAAAGGTGTTCATACTTCTTCAATGCATCCAACCAATTATCTGAGGTAATTTGGTCATAAAAGAATCCAGTGCCATGAATTGTCCAGTCCCCAATGGGCCAAGTGGTAATCATGAGTAGGTAGCATCAAACAAAAACTCAATGCAAGATAGAAGTTCACCAATATTACTTTACTTAGCTTCATATAAATTTGGACTTAAAATTACAACATCATTACAGTGACAATATTGAGGGTGGGTAAGAAATTGGCAACAGATTCATTACTTCGATCCATATGATATTTATATCTACATATGTTCACATTATTCCTAGTAATGATTCCAAAATATTGCTAattacatagtacatgtatctgttcaTATCATgttcatatcatatttttttaactgtagTTATTATTTACCTTTTGATCAGCACTGTCAAAGCGGAAAATTCCCTGAACTAGTGGCTGAATCTCCATCACATCAAAGTAAATTCCTGCAAACAAAAAACAGTTAAAGACCTTCATCAATGCTTCTATAAAAATATCTAGTTAAAATAGTGTAATATACCAGCATTTCACCTACACCTATGTATTTCATGGACACATTAAATGCAGTGAGAAATGTATTTTCAGAATAAGTGAGGCTGCgaaattaacattaattttaccaaTATTTCCTTTGTTTCCTGTGGGTGTTTTTGTTAGGTATTCAGAAAATTTCTCCCATGAGCCCTCAGCACAGTCGTCCTTAATTCTCTCTCGAGTGAGAGATCCATTTTTAAAGCTGGACAACAAAGGAACAAAGAAATCAGTATCAAATTATGCTGCTATgctataaacatattttactttattttcattttgaaaacagAATTGCAATACTTCTTATAAAACCAAAGATTTATCCAAATATTTTACTGacattaaaatcatatttttgaaaaaatacatccAAAGTTTTCGaaaaacattaacttatttttttaagcaaaaggaatacaattatatatagtTCTGTATTTACCAGACAAGAGACATGTATGTGTCACAGTCGATGGGGTTAACGAAAATGTGACCTTCCAACTCTGCATTTTGCCGTGGTAACCAAGAGAAGACAGTGTCACTGGATCCCAGACTAATCTATGTCAAAacaggatttacatgtaattataaaaaagttGGGTTGTATAACGAAACATATTTCATATACAGTCGATCTTGAGGATTTTGTAGCAGTAATCAGCAAAGAGAATTCATAATACCAGCATTGTCAATGcaatataaatgttatatttggTATAAATGTCAAGTTTATGGTCAGTAACATTGTAAATATATGCAGGTGAATAATTAAGGGATGCCTTCTTCTCAGCATTGAGCATAATGTACTCTTGTTTCAACTTACATTATTCAGAAATATAGATTGACCTTTTGTTCAGGTAAGTTGGCCAATTAAGGTAAAAACCACAATTCTGGGTACTTACTATTGCATCTCCTAGTTTTGGAGCCACTCCAGCTAACGATGCTAAAAGTGAAAAACAACCATTTAActgtaatgaaatatatatacttaatcAAATATAATGTGATGTTTAAATGGAGGATTCCGAAGTATTGCTTCCACTGAGGGGATCTCACAAATCAAAATCCAATTTCATTGATAGCATTGGAATTTAAGATTTGACAACATTAAGATgtgtttaatttaattatgtaaaaatctaaaaatgtgttaaaaatgCCATAAGCACTCTTTTCTCATGGCGGCTTTTATATGTCtaaatgttataaatattattaatttagcaacaaaataaaatcccacaaaagcattgtagaacacaAATCCCCCAAATTTCATCTCCAAGAAAATTTCAGCTTGCACACGGCCAACAGtaagtttaaatttttgtaaattttcctGCACTCATTTACCTGGGTTGTCTCCAGTAAAAGCTATGACCTTACAGTTTGGACTGAAGTTGTATCGTCCAATCAGAAACTGGCTAACATTTCCCTGCAATGAACAGTGTTATAAACATGATCAAAtgcataatttttatatttacatgtattgtttgtCCAAAAGTTGTAGAAAACTAAAGAAAATACTAGCTAGTAACTGAAATGTATGCTAGAGCTGTATACTAGTATGTGGACAGTTGCGCTATGATGTATATCGGTCTGCATTTATAAATCTATAAACTTACAACAATTTGCTTGGAGGGAACTGGTTCTCCTAGCTTTAAACTCAAGTTTTCTCCACAggcctttaaaaaaaagatgaatttaCTAGCTCCATTAGaagaattttgtacaaaaagaCTTTGATAactgacttaaaattttcaatagcTTATAAGCTTATAATAATATGTGGGAACCAAAGCACAAAAATTTGCAAGTGCAGAAAAAACCCATTTATTCAATAGTATGGTTATGCAATGACTTTCAATGATCAATCTATTGCTTTATGCTAATGGTAGAGAGGATAATTAACTCATCAAACCTCTAAACACTCTGGTGACCATTTCTTGGTTGTAATATCCAGAAGATTCATCCCCGACCCATCACTTAAATCGATTGGTGCATAGTCCCCAATCAGCAGAGAGGCTGCAAAGCTACTGACCAATGATAtcctctggaaaaaaaatcaaataactcAATGGCCTATTTTTTTACCCCATGGATCCCCCCCAACacattaggattttgaagattttgggaaactttaaatttcccaatttttttttttgagtttttttttctggagtctaaaaattatatacacTGTAACTGTCTTTCTGTGTACTTGGAGGGTTTTGTCTATGAAGTGTCTACACATTTTCCAAATGTTGATGTATATAATGTTTCTCTATGTCTAATATGTACTCTGGTGATTTTGCCTTTGGTAAATTGTATGTGATCATGCATTGTTTAAGTGTTTGCATTATATTAAGAGTTCATTCACTGTCCAAGTGTCTACCAActgttataaatgtatataatattaGTTTCTTAGTGGCTACTCCTTGTCTAAGATTTTACTCATTGTCTAAGTGTCTATTCATTGTTTTAGTGCCTATTACTTGTCTAATAGTCTTTACAATGTCTGTGTGAACTTCTGTTTCTATTTGTCTAAGTGTCTATACGCAGTGTCTACAATGTCTACACTATGTACCTCAGACTACCTCTGTATCTTTTTGTCATAGTGTCTATACACTGTCTCAGTGTCTACAATATCTACACTGTGTACCTCTGTCTCTTTTTGTCATAGTGTCTATACACTGTCTCAATGTCTACATTGCTTATACTACTACCTCAGTGTCTTTGTACTCTGAGGGTCTCGTCTGGGAAATCTTCATGATCTGGTTTCCAGTGTACCTCTCAAATCCACGGGATCCAGTGATCTCTGCCAGTCTCTGTACATAGTACATCAACACATACATTGTATAAGGTtgtataaaaaaggaaaattgatGATCTGCTGAAATGGTTCATGACCaatttaataatacatgtatctatatgtaTTTTTGCCTATATCAATGAGAGAGAAAGACACTGATGaacaaacagagagagagaatgagagagagagagagaagagagagagacagacagacaaacacagAGAGAGAGTACCAGAGGTCCTCCAACTTTCTCCTCTAATTCCCTACAATTTTTGGTTGTGCTGGCATCCATCCATATTGGTGATTCAGGAACTGAGAAACAGTtctataaggaaataaaaacataaaatcatgTCATTCATGGCATTGGATTGCATGCATAAGCATTACAGTTAATCTACTTGTCACaccatatttttttacaatgaactACACAGTACTACAGGTGTATACTCATATTAGGTTTACCACTTAATCAAATCAGGAATTTTgaataagaaatatttattcaaaatgtgaAGGAATCTTATCATAGATCATCAAAAGAGTTGCTGGTTACGAATACATTGATCACCCTATATACCGTACCTGTAGTTGTTGATGAAGGCTCGTCTTCTCACTGAGATTTCTCAGAATCTGAGCACTTCCTGATCTCCAGTACACACTTCCATGTTGCTATTTTATCAAAGTTAAAGAGATTTGTAAGTGAACAAGGGAAGATactaaaaatcatcaaatttaatttaaaccttttattcaaatattgacCATGTTAATTtgtcaaatttctttaaattatcatttttttttttactaatttctACATGTTTGGAGGTTGAACATTTAAATGCATAAGTGCAGATTTAAGCCTTACAGATCACCCAAAAATTAATCTTTCtgaatttgatgcattttttttgCATGAATCAGAAAGTATattgttattaaaatttatCATTAGCTAATTTTTTAGTGTGGTTCCTGTATTTGTGAATCAAACGTGTAAATCTATGAGAGAAGTATGTTTATGAATTCACACCTGTTTAGTATAATAGTTAATACCTGAGTTTTTTATGTATCATACTCACCTGACCAGCACCTGACACACCAGCCACCTTGTCGAACGGGAAACCATCCTTCTTCATCTTATCCAGAAGTAGGTCAAATGCCTGTCAATTTGAAAGCAAATTGTCCTCAGAATtcttaattaacaaatattaattGTCCTAAAATTAATAGCAAATTGTCCACAAAACTTATAGAAGTTTGTCCTCAAAATCAGCACACAAATACAGTGAAAAATTTGCATCATTCTTCATTCCAAAGTAAACATCCACATTACTTAcgcattttgatataaaaatcaatatcttaACTTGTTTGTAACGGAccactttttatttcaaaatttgtccAGAAATCATGGCATCACGATTGCTGGTGTGTATATGACATTTAGTAAAGCCTTAATTAATACAgcattgaacaattttttgagaaattaaatgtatagacatcaatattttttacaaatttctgGAAGATTCTCAGTCCAGTAACGACTCCAGTTCAATGAAACTTCGTGAGTTATGTTTGTCACTAATGTCAGAATTTCTGGCGTCGTGTGTAATTCAAAGTGTTCAACGGTTTTCAGTATAGATCTGCATCCAGATTCTCAGTACAGAGAGTCCCACTTAATCTGATAGCAGTTACACTGTAATTCTAAAACTCTTagatttaaggtcagacgacacgttactcaattttagataactttttccaggaatttgttaatggtttactaccactttgacaagctttcttgcaaaaaattagggtaccttaccaggcatttctacaaaatacttgagtatgcaatttcctatataatcttcttgaaaatacacttgaattgctgatatagaaataaatacatctacagcacagcgatatttactatatatgatattagaactatatctccgccggggcgggtttttgaactcacgacctctaaaacctatacgcttctggcagtgggcggttctaaccactcggccatctagacacataaccaaacccaagtaaattttgatcattttttaaagtaattataaaattaatatttttgattggaactctttattacgaggggatacaaaaaagattctcgaggaacgtgtcgtctgaccttaagtaTCCATCCTCATGCCAAGCATGAACAAAAATTTGTCTCCTAGATGACACATATATCGATTGAGTTTTCACACAGGTCAAGGCCAAGTTGTTATGATCACTTGCAAAGTGTGTGGAAAGTCAGGGTTGGGTTAAATCAAGATTACAATAGACTTAAGGccacattaaaaaaaaggttgGGTTTGCCTTACCCTGACTAAGAGTTTAAACTTTTAGTCAGTATGTAGTAATCTTGCCAAACCATACATAAGTCATGCAGATACTGTTTTttcatcaaacaattttttacagGTGGTGCAACTGAGCTTCTCAAATCAATCAGCACTCAAAGCAAATATAATGGCTCTTAGGAAAAACATTTAATAGACAAAACAAAACCCCTCACGGCTCAATGGCCTTTTATCAGCCTTGGGGTCATGAATTGGCCTAAATTGCATAGCCATCCACTGCGATCAACAGGAATTTGGTGATGTCTCAATATATAAGTAAAAGAAACTCAAAGAAACCTTACGCAGGAACACATGGTACATAATCTTACCTTGACCCACATAATAGTAGGGGCAGTAACTGTGACCTGATCATCATGGATATGGACACCTCCCTGTGTTCTGAAAGTATAATTGATAATCGATGAACTAtttctcaaatatttaatgaaaatcttcatttaaattaatacctATTTAacttaataataatttaaatgctTCAAACTTATAATTTATTGATTCTCTTCTTCGCAGTTTAATCTAAGGGAAATTGTGTAATAAATAGATATGTAATACATGAAAACTATATgtaatagatttaaaaaatgaatcaattaCATAAGATTTTCCAAAATTATATAATCTGTTAGTTTAAGTTTTGCTGCATCATTTGcaaggggaaataactcaatttcaaattttctctttttgaaaatgagttattccccttttcaatacaaaggggaaaaaaatgaatgtggGAGTGGCATGACTACATGAAATCAAAAAATATGCCAATCCACATTAATCATTATTATCTTGTGGGTATTAACTTTTCATGTTGTTTGGAATGCAAAATCCccatagaatttttatttctggctaacaataatatatatatacaaatgtatattgaAACCTGAAACAATAGAGGGTGCAtttcaaacaagaaaaaagggatGTTTTTCATTCATTTCTAAAGTGAATGAATGTTTAGTTTTGGCATCTATGtacaatatatttgaaatattaaggAAAAAGTGGTGGAATATATCATACACAATAGAAAAGTTTATTATCTGCATGAATTTCTCTCCTGATTTACattcataaatattatttaaaatgtattatatttataattataagatGTACATTTCATGCATGCATGGCACATCCGATCACTTACTTGTACTCTGGTAAATCTGTATCAAATTTGACGGCAGtctcatttacaattttcaggGCATCATTTATAGCAACTGCTTTGATCTTCGAATAGAAAAAAGTATCTATGAAGATGAGCTGAATGTCAAAACAGATTCACAATATAGAAAAAATGGATTtagggtgatttcaccatgcatcggacacctttggatttttccctttgttcacgcattaaatatcgtccaaatataaataaaacttgttttaaaaggtacaggttttccccttgcttaattattggagaaaaaattgtgaaattgttaaaaatgtagaaaataaagcaaattaatgaagtgttgaactatttcaccatggatcggacaatatttaccaagcatcggaCAGCTATAGCAGTGcagtagagattaaaaataacaacattttctggttttaatgcaaaaatacaaaggttcggaaatatttatttattcaattgctattcatatttcttttaatgtaaatcctCAAATATACATATAGGAATTAAGACTAGtgcttctgtttaaaggaatatttaacataaggggttctttatcgtgccagctcctACAGGAACTTTGGACTAAAAATGGTGTGTCCGTAAAACTCGATTTTTAAGTGGTTTgaggaaaatgtttgtatcaattattttttaaatttttattttacttcacatttaaagtatatcacaaggaatgggcacataatctccatattattagaagaaatcatgcagtgaaaactgtccgatgcatggttaatttgtgtccgatccatggtgaaatgaacatatggtgcaataatgaccttgacattaattgttcgaatttcttggacttattttaatcaaattttgtttcaaaacttacttctttctaattattttacgcAGAGAGTGCATTTTCACTAATTTACAATCAAACGCACAACATTCAAATCATGCTTTAGTGTAATATCTtcgtaactaaattttcaataatggcgtatttgatgtcattttacgatgtctatattgctatttctttgacaatgtgactgtcaaattcttaataatgataaagttcatttgttctaattcaggaatatacgaaacaacacatgaacgcatgcacatttatttgtatatttataaacaaagttgtccgatccaaggtatgtgtccgatgcatggttaaatcACCCTAATTGTAGATGGACAAGTATAGAGAgagttttaataatatatattgaatCAGCTGAGAACATACCAGTAatagttatttatgtctctgacaGAGATAAATGAAAATGCAGTTTTGcaaaattaagagagagagagagagagagagagagagagagagagagagagagagataagaTCCGCCTCCCTTTTTGGATCGGGATCGGTATGTAAGACCTAAACTGGAACTTAACCATGATTACTGCAGTGCAAAGAATGTGCACTGAGATTAAATTGTCCATGTTCGCTTTTATATGAAACATGACTTACTTGTTGAGTACTGAAATCAAGTCCAAGAAACAGCCTCTCAGATCTGGCGTCCATCGTTATCTGTTTCTCCCGATATCTAGGTCATCCTGCATTGATTATATTCTGGAAAAGAGGCCCCGAAAGGGgtttaaaaatgcaatatttattttataaacaaatttcaattcttttgaaCAATTACAAACAACCGTATTTTTTTCCTCTGTATGGTAAGTTTTCTATTAATATTATTTCAGTCTGCTTAAAGTCAAACTTCTATTTTGACGcaacaaatcaaaatgaaagGAGCTTGTGAGGGATTGGATTTTAATTATTAGACTAATATATCATTTGTAGTTTGCCCTTCTCCCCTCAAAATACTGCTTATTAAGTTTCAAGTTTCGGGAGACTCAGTATTTatttaactttgcaaaaataaataaataaaactgttgTGCGCAATTTCGTTGTGTGCATGGTGTCACCTCCCCCCTTCCCgaaaatataaaatagtatttaaaaagaataaataggTCTATATAGAGTATATAGCTACCATGCAATGAACATCATTTATTACGGACGTACATgctctttgtaaaaaaaaaaatagaacaaaaatATCCCAGATTAGAAATccttaaaactgaaaaaatcgactttttaaaattacaaaaagtaaaGTTTCAATACATGCATACGGtataatatactttatataTCTACTGTTTGATTGATTCGTGCGCACCTTAATAAATCAATCCTAGAAATAAGAAATCcatgtttaaagtttaaaagaaatattagaatttattattacattattaaTAACAGTTAAAAGATAACAATTCacatttatatatgtatgtgcATGTACGCAAACTTTTTGACAAAGGAAAAGTGCACGGGAAGACCCATATCCATGgctatattattatatataagacAAATGCAGcctttcaaatacatgtatatggtgtGACCATGCATGAATCTTTTCATTATAACAATAATTGGATTAAGAAAACTGTTAATCAAAGGTTAGGAGATcagtttttacaaaaatggcataattgctattttaaaaaaatcctcttttggaaatatatatagagaatttataaaaacaattaaattttgaatttgaatgtttttaattatttttacaaaaatattagtAAACCTAAGAATTTACAAATCATCACCTTCCAGTTGTGGAAGTAGGAGGATGGAATATATAGTGTACAAAGAACTGAAACGAACATACACTGTacgtacatatgtatatatatttacatctcccaagtattattccctctatttcttacggaaacttgaagttaattcatagctatttatagaacaaaaaatcgtccaaatgtgctgcataaatatcttgggacaaactataccttcatatcccgaatgaatcatcaaagaaaacattttattgtttaaatattgtaaagctGTTGTAACAAAATTGGCGaggaatttcattttatttatgatgCAAAGCATTGTGAAATTCACGTAGTCacttttttatctaaagtatACCGTTTTTCTCCTAATATTAGAGAGTTTACTGAAATCGTATGAcggcattttaaaaaaaaaatccaaattcaGTAAATGCAGTCATGGAGTTATAGTAACTGCACATACGTCCTGTTTAGACTACCAACATAGATATGTTTGTATCTAAAGGTATCGTATATTAGAGGGTTATGTCAATCCCAAGAAAAGTCTGAATAATGGAAACatgcaatttaaataaaaaaaaattgaaccccccttcctgaaaaaaataaataaacataccttGGAAAATTTCTCGAATACACATCTGACACACCTGTAATATATGAtccaatctttaaaaaaatacattgcgggaataaaatgtatttgttcCGG
This is a stretch of genomic DNA from Crassostrea angulata isolate pt1a10 chromosome 4, ASM2561291v2, whole genome shotgun sequence. It encodes these proteins:
- the LOC128181871 gene encoding xylulose kinase-like, whose product is MDARSERLFLGLDFSTQQIKAVAINDALKIVNETAVKFDTDLPEYKTQGGVHIHDDQVTVTAPTIMWVKAFDLLLDKMKKDGFPFDKVAGVSGAGQQHGSVYWRSGSAQILRNLSEKTSLHQQLQNCFSVPESPIWMDASTTKNCRELEEKVGGPLRLAEITGSRGFERYTGNQIMKISQTRPSEYKDTERISLVSSFAASLLIGDYAPIDLSDGSGMNLLDITTKKWSPECLEACGENLSLKLGEPVPSKQIVGNVSQFLIGRYNFSPNCKVIAFTGDNPASLAGVAPKLGDAIISLGSSDTVFSWLPRQNAELEGHIFVNPIDCDTYMSLVCFKNGSLTRERIKDDCAEGSWEKFSEYLTKTPTGNKGNIGIYFDVMEIQPLVQGIFRFDSADQKVSSFPPEVEVRAVIESQMMARKLYMELRGMHIGPDTRILATGGASLNRAILQVISDVFGAPVFVSDIPNSAALGSGYRAKHGLEGCDFSDVVLNHPQPECVARPTEGASQVYKELGKRYRKLEQALGSQQ